One genomic region from Spirosoma sp. KCTC 42546 encodes:
- a CDS encoding transposase DNA-binding-containing protein, which translates to MQHYKVGDKRLDRRCQQLQTQLMHRDCGQSLPRLFKQSAQLKAFYWLVNSPKLTPKAMSKAYPDGVVDWASRQPKTAKEH; encoded by the coding sequence ATGCAGCACTATAAAGTAGGGGATAAACGGCTCGACCGACGCTGCCAACAACTGCAGACTCAGTTGATGCACCGCGATTGCGGGCAGTCATTGCCTCGGCTTTTCAAGCAAAGCGCCCAACTCAAAGCCTTCTATTGGTTGGTCAACAGCCCTAAACTTACCCCCAAAGCCATGAGCAAAGCCTACCCGGATGGAGTAGTCGACTGGGCCAGCCGACAGCCAAAAACCGCTAAAGAGCACTAG
- a CDS encoding HAD family hydrolase, with translation MNIAKENLKLIAFDADDTLWANQPLFDDVERDLRTFLAQYGTPDQLDAALIAVQSQNIALMGYGAKGFILSMIEVAILLTEGQVLGREIQQLIDQGKYLLQYRIDLLDGVEETLRQLSGAYPLMVLTKGDLLDQESKLARSGIGHYFDHVEIVSEKNELTYQQLLKRYRLQPAEFLMIGNSLKSDVLPVVNIGANAIYVPFYTTALHEQIAVAGNGYGQIERMSELIALLNGRQLL, from the coding sequence ATGAACATAGCTAAAGAAAACCTTAAACTGATTGCCTTCGATGCTGACGATACACTGTGGGCCAATCAGCCTCTGTTCGACGACGTTGAGCGAGACCTGCGAACGTTTTTAGCTCAATACGGCACCCCCGATCAGCTCGATGCAGCCCTAATTGCCGTACAGAGCCAAAACATTGCCCTGATGGGCTACGGAGCCAAAGGATTCATCTTATCGATGATCGAAGTAGCCATTCTGCTAACGGAGGGACAGGTGCTGGGCCGGGAAATTCAGCAGCTCATTGACCAGGGCAAGTATTTGCTCCAGTACCGGATTGATCTACTCGATGGGGTCGAGGAAACCCTGCGCCAACTCAGCGGAGCCTATCCATTGATGGTACTGACCAAAGGTGATCTGCTGGATCAGGAAAGCAAGCTGGCCCGTTCGGGTATCGGGCATTATTTCGACCATGTCGAGATTGTTAGCGAAAAAAATGAGCTGACTTACCAACAGCTACTCAAACGCTACAGATTGCAGCCAGCCGAGTTTCTAATGATCGGCAATTCGCTTAAGTCCGATGTGCTGCCGGTCGTGAATATCGGTGCGAACGCCATTTACGTACCCTTTTATACGACTGCATTGCACGAGCAGATCGCTGTGGCCGGTAATGGCTATGGACAGATCGAACGCATGAGCGAATTAATCGCTCTGCTCAACGGTAGGCAACTGCTGTAA
- the add gene encoding adenosine deaminase produces MDIKALPKVELHLHLDCSLSYNVVNAIDPTITEAQYQEEFIAPAKCHNLADFLTRAPKGIELMQTPEQLKLVVRDLFKQLAADHVLYAELRFAPLQHLEKGLTPEEVVHYTEAATAQAVRETGIEARLILCTLRHYTEAQSMETVRLVEQFKDTHVTGFDIAADEAGFPIAAHVNAFEYARQHGLFCTAHAGEAKGPSSVWETLAYFGPSRIGHGVRSIEDPQLVAHLKKHQIHLEVCPTCNVQIDLYDTYAQHPVDKLYRAGVALNLNTDARTIVNVSLSEEYQKMQQTFGWDIADFYATNRQALLAAFIPNQLKQDLLFQLQKRYHALAPQQIPAQ; encoded by the coding sequence TAAAGCCTTACCTAAAGTTGAACTGCATCTGCATCTGGATTGCTCCCTAAGCTACAACGTGGTTAATGCTATTGACCCAACCATTACCGAAGCCCAATATCAGGAGGAGTTCATTGCCCCGGCTAAGTGCCACAATTTGGCCGATTTTCTGACACGGGCTCCCAAGGGCATTGAGTTGATGCAAACACCCGAGCAACTGAAATTGGTGGTGCGGGATTTATTTAAGCAATTAGCGGCCGATCATGTGCTCTATGCTGAACTGCGCTTTGCCCCCCTTCAACATCTGGAGAAAGGCCTTACTCCGGAAGAGGTGGTTCATTATACGGAAGCGGCTACGGCGCAGGCCGTGCGGGAAACGGGCATCGAAGCCCGACTGATACTCTGTACCCTGCGTCACTATACCGAAGCCCAAAGTATGGAAACGGTGCGACTGGTCGAGCAGTTTAAGGACACGCACGTAACAGGCTTCGACATTGCCGCCGACGAAGCGGGCTTCCCTATTGCCGCGCATGTGAACGCATTTGAGTATGCCAGACAGCACGGTCTTTTCTGCACGGCTCACGCGGGGGAAGCGAAAGGGCCGTCGAGTGTCTGGGAAACGTTGGCATATTTTGGCCCCAGCCGGATCGGCCATGGCGTCCGTAGCATCGAAGATCCCCAGTTAGTGGCGCACCTGAAGAAGCACCAGATTCACCTCGAAGTTTGTCCAACCTGTAATGTGCAGATCGACCTGTACGATACGTATGCCCAGCATCCGGTGGACAAACTCTACCGGGCGGGTGTGGCACTTAACCTCAATACCGATGCTCGAACCATCGTCAACGTTAGCTTGAGTGAAGAGTATCAAAAGATGCAACAAACGTTTGGCTGGGACATTGCTGATTTTTACGCGACCAATCGCCAGGCCCTGCTAGCGGCCTTTATCCCCAATCAATTAAAGCAGGACCTACTGTTTCAACTGCAAAAGCGATACCACGCGTTGGCGCCCCAACAGATACCGGCCCAATAA